The following coding sequences lie in one Phragmites australis chromosome 8, lpPhrAust1.1, whole genome shotgun sequence genomic window:
- the LOC133926413 gene encoding uncharacterized protein LOC133926413: MDNSSGSYLSSWPGNSASESYSFADASVESYAGEGSMPPSSYFMRARSDHNLKFSEHEHNSTMLSDGCLPYKTQSDLLSGEYLSKDKLPNSFLELQQLQSNINRQSNLVSPGVLQGNSTPGIFQLQLDTPGLAELPHTLSSSIDSNGSEASAFLTDVHAVSSASTLCSSFENGSSFMEPVNLEAFSFEGAHNDVMLNKTSRPNANISVFDNAALASLHDSKEFISDRLPSFATVQETNLAAGGFKTQKQEQNAMCNVPIPTFIARNQMAVTATQGALITPKMPSWTNENKSECPVTVSHPSDVQTESDSANGNGVGVKPRARARRGQATDPHSIAERLRREKISDRMKHLQDLVPNSNKADKASMLDEIIDYVKFLQLQVKVLSMSRLGAPGAVLPGLTESQTEGCSGQPLSDPTTAQGLLNVYESEDTLAFEQEVVKLMETSITSAMQYLQNKGLCLMPVSVASAISNQKGMAAAAIPPER, encoded by the exons ATGGACAACTCTTCTGGTTCCTACTTATCATCATGGCCTGGCAATTCTGCTTCTGAGAGCTATAGTTTTGCTGATGCTTCAGTAGAATCATATGCAGGAGAAGGAAGCATGCCACCTTCAAGCTATTTCATGAGAGCTAGATCAGATCACAATTTAAAATTCAGCGAGCATGAACATAACTCCACTATGCTCTCAGATGGATGCTTGCCATACAAGACCCAGTCTGATCTATTATCTGGTGAGTATCTATCTAAGGATAAGCTTCCTAACAGTTTTCTGGAGCTTCAACAACTGCAGAGCAATATCAATCGGCAGAGTAATTTAGTGTCCCCAGGGGTGCTTCAGGGCAATTCAACACCTGGAATATTTCAGCTGCAATTGGATACCCCTGGCCTCGCAGAACTGCCTCATACCTTATCCAGTTCAATTGATAGTAATGGCAGTGAAGCTTCTGCTTTTCTCACAGATGTACATGCTGTTTCTTCAGCTTCGACTTTGTGTTCCTCATTCGAAAATGGTTCTTCATTCATGGAACCAGTAAATCTAGAAGCTTTCAGCTTTGAAGGGGCACATAATGATGTTATGTTGAACAAAACAAGCCGTCCAAATGCGAATATCTCAGTATTTGACAATGCTGCCTTGGCATCACTACAT GATAGCAAAGAGTTTATCAGTGATAGGCTCCCTTCATTTGCTACTGTCCAGGAAACAAACCTAGCTGCCGGTGGTTTCAAGACTCAGAAGCAG GAGCAAAATGCAATGTGTAATGTTCCTATTCCTACTTTCATTGCTCGTAACCAGATGGCAGTTACCGCAACACAAGGAGCGCTGATTACTCCAAAG ATGCCATCGTGGACCAATGAAAATAAAAGTGAGTGTCCTGTTACTGTTAGCCATCCTTCTGATGTACAAACCGAATCAGATTCAGCTAATGGAAATGGTGTCGGCGTGAAGCCACGAGCAAGGGCTCGTCGTGGACAGGCAACTGATCCTCATAGTATTGCTGAACGG CTTCGCAGAGAAAAAATTTCAGATAGGATGAAACATCTGCAAGACCTTGTCCCAAATTCCAATAAG GCAGACAAGGCATCAATGCTGGATGAAATAATTGATTATGTGAAATTTCTTCAGCTTCAGGTCAAG GTCTTGAGCATGAGCAGGCTAGGAGCTCCCGGAGCAGTTCTTCCCGGTCTCACAGAATCTCAAACTGAG GGCTGTAGCGGTCAGCCTCTGTCAGATCCAACCACTGCACAAGGACTGCTGAACGTATATGAATCGGAAGATACCTTGGCTTTTGAGCAAGAGGTTGTGAAGCTGATGGAAACAAGTATCACCAGTGCAATGCAGTACCTTCAGAACAAGGGCCTCTGCCTGATGCCAGTTTCTGTTGCTTCGGCCATATCCAATCAGAAAGGCATGGCTGCTGCTGCAATCCCTCCTGAAAGATGA